A region of Dermochelys coriacea isolate rDerCor1 chromosome 1, rDerCor1.pri.v4, whole genome shotgun sequence DNA encodes the following proteins:
- the CHRM2 gene encoding muscarinic acetylcholine receptor M2 gives MNNSTYINSSAEDVMALGSPYKTVEVVFIVLVAGSLSLVTIIGNILVMVSIKVNRHLQTVNNYFLFSLACADLIIGVFSMNLYTLYTVIGYWPLGPVVCDLWLALDYVVSNASVMNLLIISFDRYFCVTKPLSYPVKRTTKMAGMMIAAAWVLSFILWAPAILFWQFIVGGRTVPDGECYIQFFSNAAVTFGTAIAAFYLPVIIMTILYWQISRASKSRIKKGKKEAAQTQDPVSPSLVQSKIVKPNNNNIPTSEDGLEHSKIQNGKATGEVVTENCVPGEEKESSNDSTSISVVASNVKEDEATKETTKAFVSQVHSKGENSKLTCIRIVTKSQKGDCCAPTNTTVEIVGTNGQNGDEKQNNVARKIVKMTKQPAKKKPPPSREKKVTRTILAILLAFIITWTPYNVMVLINSFCVSCIPNTVWTIGYWLCYINSTINPACYALCNATFKKTFKHLLMCHYKNIGATR, from the coding sequence ATGAATAACTCAACTTACATAAACTCCTCCGCCGAGGATGTTATGGCACTGGGAAGCCCCTATAAAACTGTTGAGGTTGTCTTCATAGTCCTGGTAGCAGGATCTCTCAGTCTAGTGACCATCATTGGGAACATCCTGGTCATGGTATCCATCAAAGTCAACAGGCACCTGCAGACTGTCAACAACTACTTCCTGTTCAGCTTGGCATGTGCCGACTTGATTATTGGTGTCTTTTCCATGAACCTGTACACACTTTACACTGTGATTGGCTACTGGCCCTTGGGGCCCGTAGTATGTGACCTGTGGCTGGCTCTTGATTATGTGGTCAGCAATGCCTCTGTCATGAACCTTCTCATCATCAGCTTTGACAGATATTTTTGTGTCACCAAGCCTCTGTCGTACCCTGTAAAGAGGACCACTAAGATGGCAGGGATGATGATTGCAGCCGCTTGGGTGCTGTCCTTCATCTTGTGGGCACCTGCAATTCTATTCTGGCAGTTCATTGTTGGGGGAAGAACTGTTCCTGACGGGGAGTGCTACATCCAATTTTTTTCCAATGCTGCTGTCACCTTTGGCACTGCTATTGCAGCCTTCTACCTGCCCGTTATCATCATGACCATCCTCTACTGGCAGATATCTCGTGCCAGCAAGAGCAggataaaaaaggggaaaaaggaagcAGCACAAACCCAGGATCCAGTTTCTCCCAGTTTGGTCCAAAGTAAAATAGTGAAACCAAACAATAACAACATCCCAACGAGTGAGGATGGGTTGGAGCACAGCAAAATTCAGAATGGTAAAGCCACAGGAGAGGTTGTGACAGAGAACTGCGTtccaggggaggagaaggagagctcTAATGACTCCACTTCCATCAGCGTGGTTGCTTCCAATGTGAAGGAGGATGAAGCTACCAAAGAGACCACCAAGGCTTTTGTCTCCCAAGTCCACTCAAAAGGGGAGAATTCCAAGCTGACATGCATCAGGATAGTTACTAAGTCCCAAAAGGGTGACTGCTGTGCCCCAACCAACACCACCGTGGAGATTGTAGGTACTAATGGCCAAAATGGGGATGAGAAGCAGAACAACGTGGCCCGTAAAATTGTCAAGATGACCAAGCAGCCAGCCAAAAAGAAACCACCCCCTTCTCGAGAAAAAAAAGTGACCAGGACTATCTTGGCTATTCTCTTGGCCTTCATCATTACCTGGACACCATACAATGTGATGGTGCTCATCAACAGCTTCTGCGTCTCCTGCATTCCCAACACTGTATGGACTATTGGTTACTGGCTCTGTTATATCAACAGCACCATCAACCCTGCCTGCTACGCGCTTTGCAATGCTACCTTTAAGAAAACCTTTAAGCACCTTCTTATGTGTCATTACAAGAACATAGGAGCCAcaagataa